Genomic window (Candidatus Hydrogenedentota bacterium):
TTCACCGGATTGTTGGAAATAGGTATTGATTTCAGGCTAGAAAAGGCAGACGTATAACGCCTGCTTCTTATAAGTCTGTGTATAGTATAGCATTAGGCGTGAACGGTTGTTTGCATTGTTCTTGTTATACGCCGCTGAATAGGAAAAATATGCCTGATGGAGACGGTACCTTTAGATCGGATAGGTTGCACTTAACTTTCTATTTTGTAATAATAGGCGCAGTTGGCAGAAATTCTGACCGACGACATTCCGTTCTTTTTTTTGGGCGAGGAGTCTCAGATTTTATTGTAGACAAATTCATGCACGGTATAAAAGGAAGGTATTTGATTATTTTTGTGAGACTCCGTCGTTGCCTACGCTAAGGCGCACAGTCGCAAGATACCGAAAAGCATGTATAATCGCGATCGTCAAGAAAAGAGAATAAATCCAAAATTAATAGTAGGAAAAATCTAATGGTTTTTGAACTGGATCACATACATTTTTTTTATCTGTCTTTAGCCGAAAAAGTTGAACTTGGCCGTGCCCTCTGGGGGCGCCCCCTGACGCTGTCCGAAAAAATTCTCTTCGCCCACGCATGGGATACGCCCGTGACCGAGCCGTACCGGCGTGGCAAGGACTATGTCCATTTCGGTCCGGATCGTGTGGCGATGCAAGATGCAACGGCCCAAATGGCGATGTTGCAGTTTATGCAAGCCGGTAAAAACCGCACCGCCGTTCCCACCACGATTCATTGCGACCATCTCATTGTGGCTGAAAAAGGAGCCAATCCTGATCTTGCCAAGGCGCTTGCTTCGAATAAAGAGGTGTATGATTTTCTCGCTTCCGTTTCGAATAAATACGGGATCGGTTTTTGGAAACCCGGAGCGGGCATTATTC
Coding sequences:
- a CDS encoding aconitate hydratase, with the translated sequence MVFELDHIHFFYLSLAEKVELGRALWGRPLTLSEKILFAHAWDTPVTEPYRRGKDYVHFGPDRVAMQDATAQMAMLQFMQAGKNRTAVPTTIHCDHLIVAEKGANPDLAKALASNKEVYDFLASVSNKYGIGFWKPGAGII